The Elaeis guineensis isolate ETL-2024a chromosome 14, EG11, whole genome shotgun sequence genomic sequence gtttctttcctcttcttccttcctctgTTAGCTGAATCAAGGAATCCGGCGTTAAACGACGACGTCCTCGGCCTGATCGTCTTTAAGGCCGACCTCCGAGACCCCGACTCCAAGCTCGTCTCTTGGAACGAGGACGACGACTACCCGTGCCACTGGATCGGCGCGAAGTGCGACCCGAAGACCAACCGCGTCACCGAGCTCTCCTTGGATGGTTTCTCGCTCTCCGGAAAGATCGGCCGTGGCCTCCTTCAGCTCCAGTCCCTTCGGACACTGTCTCTCTCCAAGAATAACTTCTCTGGGAGCCTTAGCTCCGATCTCCTCCGGCTCGAGAGCCTCAGGAACCTGGATCTAAGCGAGAACAAGCTCTCCGGACCCATCCCGGATGACTTCTTTGGGCAATGCAGGTCCATTAGATCCATCTCCCTGGCTAAAAATGCCTTCTTTGGGGGGATCCCACCTAATGTCGGTTCTTGCTCGACGCTTGCAGCTCTGAATCTCTCCTCGAATCGGCTCTCTGGTTCTTTGCCGACTGGACTCTGGTCTTTGAATGCTCTCAGGTCGCTCGACCTCTCTGATAACACTCTGGTTGGCGACATACCGATGGGAATTAGTAAAATGTACAACCTGAGGTCGATCAGCTTGCGAGCAAACCGGCTCTCCGGGCATTTGCCAGATGACATTGGAGACTGTTTGCTGTTGAAATCTCTCGATCTTGGTTGGAACCTGCTGTCTGGAAGTCTCCCAGAATCGATGCAGAAGCTCTCAACATGTACTTCCTTGAGCTTGAGCTCGAATTCTTTCAGTGGGGAAGTTCCCACATGGATTGGAGAAATGAAAAGCCTAGAGACTCTGGATTTGTCACGCAATGGATTCTCCGGCCAGCTTCCTGGTTCATTAGGTGATTTGCAGCTCCTGAAAGAATTGAAGCTTTCGTCAAATGGCTTCATGGGGAGCTTCCCGGATTCACTATCTTCTTGCAAAAGCCTGTTGGTTGTGGATTTTAATCGGAACTCGCTTACCGGCAATCTTCCATCATGGTTGTTTGCATTGGGTTTGCAGCAGAttctaatttcagagaataaactGTATGGATCGATAGAAATCCCTACGAGCTCTGCTTCAACCCTCCAAGTTCTGGATCTGTCCAGCAATACCTTCTCTGGTAATATTCTGACAGAAATTTCAAATGTTTCAAGTGTTGCAGTTCTTGAATCTCTCCTGCAATCCGTTTTCAGGCTCCATACCAGAAAATGTTGGCACGTTAAAGTCTTTGGAATTCCTTGATCTAAGTGGGAACTGGCTGAATGGAAGCATCCCATTAGAGATTGGGGGTGCAGTGTCTCTGAAGGAGCTGAGGTTGGAGCAAAACTCCCTCAGTGGAGGAGTTCCAACCCAGATTGGAAATTGCTCTTCCCTCTCAACCTTGTAAGATTTTTCTCCTCTctgttttcttttcccttttcctTTGTTTGGAGCCATAATCTTGAAACCTGCCATCAGTGATTAACATGGCCATATGGTCCTGCGGTTTGAAATCTCCCACAAAACCTTACTTTTCTTGTTTTAGTCATACTAAGCACTATTATATTTCAGGTGTCTTAGTCTTTTCTGGAATTCTATGTGTGTTGTTAGGTGATTTTTGAGGCACTATCTAACAGGTTTCATGgtttcttttgctttttgtttGGATTTTAACATACAGGGATCTGTCACAGAACAACCTCACAGGTCCAATTCCCTCAACCTTAGCCAACCCCACCGAGCTCCAAGTCATCAATCTCTCTCACAACAGACTCACAGGAACCATCCCAAAGCAACTTTCTAATCTCCCTCACCTCCTCTCCTTCAACATATCTCACAACCTTCTCTCTGGAGACATCCCTTCTGGGAGCTTCTTTAACACAATCCCTCCTTCCTCCCTGTCCGACAACCCTGGCCTTTGTGGCTCCGTTGTCAACCGGTCTTGCCCTGCCGTCCTCCCCAAGCCCATTGTCCTCAACCCCAACAACTCTTCACCCAACCCCTCATCAGACTCCACATTCTCCTCTGCTAACCTTCACCATAAGAAGATCATCCTAAGCATTTCTTCTCTCATTGCCATTGGAGCTGCTGCCATCATTGCCCTTGGTGTTATCACCATCACCATCCTAAACTTCCGAGTTCGTGCCTCTGCTTCCCAGTCTGCTCCTGCTTTGGTCCTATCGGATGACTGCCTCAGCCAATCTCCTACCACGGACGCGAACTCAGGCAAGCTCATCATGTTTGCTGGAGGTGACCCTGAATTCAGTGCTGGTGCCCATGCGCTGCTCAACAAGGACTGCGAGCTGGGTCGTGGAGGCTTTGGTGCAGTCTACAAGACCATGCTCCGAGATGACCGGCCTGTGGCCATCAAGAAGCTCACTGTTTCTAGCTTAGTGAAATCCCAAGAGGATTTTGAGAGGGAGGTAAAGAAACTGGGAAAGGTGCAGCACCCCAATCTTGTGGCACTTGAAGGCTATTACTGGACTCCATCCCTCCAACTTCTAATATTTGAATTTGTTTTGGGCGGGAGCTTATACCAACACCTCCATGAAAGCTGTGCCACGAACATACTCTCATGGCAAGAACGGTTTGATATAATTCTTGGCACTGCAAAGAGTTTGGAACACCTTCATCGGCTCGACATAATTCACTACAATCTGAAATCTAGCAACATTCTGCTCGATGGCTCTGGCGAGCCCAAGATAGGAGATTATGGTCTGGCAAAGCTGCTACCAGTACTGGACCATTATGTTTTAAGTAGCAAGTTACAAAGTGCTCTTGGATACCTGGCACCAGAATTTGCATGCAGGACAGTGAAGATAACTGAGAAATGTGATGTGTATGCATTCGGGATGGTGGTGTTGGAGATCATGGCGGGGAAAAGGCCCGTCGAGTACTTGGAGGATGATGTGGTGGTGCTGCGTGATATAGTGAGGGGTGCATTGGAGGAAGGGAAGGTGGAGGAGTGTGTGGATGGGAGGCTCTGTGGGAAGTTCCCCCTAGAGGAGGCCATTCCAGTGATCAAGTTGGGTTTGATTTGTACTTCACAGGTGCCATCGAATCGGCCAGATATGGGGGAGGTGGTGAACATGTT encodes the following:
- the LOC105057370 gene encoding uncharacterized protein, with protein sequence MRSLLFRIVSFLFFLPLLAESRNPALNDDVLGLIVFKADLRDPDSKLVSWNEDDDYPCHWIGAKCDPKTNRVTELSLDGFSLSGKIGRGLLQLQSLRTLSLSKNNFSGSLSSDLLRLESLRNLDLSENKLSGPIPDDFFGQCRSIRSISLAKNAFFGGIPPNVGSCSTLAALNLSSNRLSGSLPTGLWSLNALRSLDLSDNTLVGDIPMGISKMYNLRSISLRANRLSGHLPDDIGDCLLLKSLDLGWNLLSGSLPESMQKLSTCTSLSLSSNSFSGEVPTWIGEMKSLETLDLSRNGFSGQLPGSLGDLQLLKELKLSSNGFMGSFPDSLSSCKSLLVVDFNRNSLTGNLPSWLFALGLQQILISENKLYGSIEIPTSSASTLQVLDLSSNTFSGSIPENVGTLKSLEFLDLSGNWLNGSIPLEIGGAVSLKELRLEQNSLSGGVPTQIGNCSSLSTLDLSQNNLTGPIPSTLANPTELQVINLSHNRLTGTIPKQLSNLPHLLSFNISHNLLSGDIPSGSFFNTIPPSSLSDNPGLCGSVVNRSCPAVLPKPIVLNPNNSSPNPSSDSTFSSANLHHKKIILSISSLIAIGAAAIIALGVITITILNFRVRASASQSAPALVLSDDCLSQSPTTDANSGKLIMFAGGDPEFSAGAHALLNKDCELGRGGFGAVYKTMLRDDRPVAIKKLTVSSLVKSQEDFEREVKKLGKVQHPNLVALEGYYWTPSLQLLIFEFVLGGSLYQHLHESCATNILSWQERFDIILGTAKSLEHLHRLDIIHYNLKSSNILLDGSGEPKIGDYGLAKLLPVLDHYVLSSKLQSALGYLAPEFACRTVKITEKCDVYAFGMVVLEIMAGKRPVEYLEDDVVVLRDIVRGALEEGKVEECVDGRLCGKFPLEEAIPVIKLGLICTSQVPSNRPDMGEVVNMLELIRCPQYSQEEELG